ATATAATTATAACGTCCGCCTTATTTTCACGAAATATGCGAATGGTTTCTATCGCAATTCTGATATCTATGCCTTTTTCCTTCCCGATACGGTGTTTATAATCTCCATAATCAGGAATCTTTATCGTTTCTTCATGGTACTGAAGATATCTTGAATAGGTTTTTGCACCACGTCTTTTTAATGCTGATAATTTTGATGTCCAAAAATGATGCCATAGAAGATCATCCTCAACCGATGGCACCCCAGTATAAAACCGGACTTCTTGTAAATGCCATTTTTTCATACTGCAAATAGTTGTGGATAATTTTATTGGGTCATAGTTTGGGAAATGATAACCAAAGGCTGCCTTAGCACATCTATATAAATTTTGGGCATCAAAAAAAGTGATTGCTCTTTTAATTTCCGGCTCTTGTATCATATAGGCTCCTAAAATAAAATACCCCACCCAGGGCCTTGTCG
The sequence above is a segment of the Candidatus Edwardsbacteria bacterium genome. Coding sequences within it:
- a CDS encoding NYN domain-containing protein, with translation MIQEPEIKRAITFFDAQNLYRCAKAAFGYHFPNYDPIKLSTTICSMKKWHLQEVRFYTGVPSVEDDLLWHHFWTSKLSALKRRGAKTYSRYLQYHEETIKIPDYGDYKHRIGKEKGIDIRIAIETIRIFRENKADVIIIFSQDQDFIEIIDEIKSIALEHNRWYKIVSAFPDNPVSNYRNGINNTEWFPITKDIYDQCIDPGDYRPRSFKR